The following are encoded in a window of Arvicanthis niloticus isolate mArvNil1 chromosome 1, mArvNil1.pat.X, whole genome shotgun sequence genomic DNA:
- the Arrdc4 gene encoding arrestin domain-containing protein 4, giving the protein MGGEVGADGPRGRVKSLGLVFEDESKGCYSSGETVAGHVLLEAAEPVALRGLRLEAQGRATSAWGPSAGARVCIGGASPAASSEVEYLNLRLSLLEAPAGEGVTLLQPGKHEFPFRFQLPSEPLATSFTGKYGSIQYCVRAVLERPQVPDQSVRRELQVVSHVDVNTPPLLTPMLKTQEKMVGCWLFTSGPVSLSVKIERKGYCNGEAIPIYAEIENCSSRLVVPKAAIFQTQTYLASGKTKTVRHMVANVRGNHIGSGSTDTWNGKMLKIPPVTPSILDCCIIRVDYSLAVYIHIPGAKKLMLELPLVIGTIPYSGFGRRNSSIASQFSMDMCWLALALPEQPEAPPNYADVVSEEEFSRHVPPYPQPSDCEGEACYSMFACIQEFRFQPPPLYSEVDPHPGDAQETQPVSFIL; this is encoded by the exons ATGGGAGGCGAAGTGGGAGCTGATGGTCCCCGGGGCCGTGTCAAGAGCTTGGGGCTAGTGTTCGAAGATGAGAGCAAGGGGTGCTACTCAAGTGGCGAGACAGTGGCCGGGCACGTGCTGCTGGAGGCGGCAGAGCCGGTCGCCCTTCGCGGGCTGCGCCTGGAGGCCCAGGGCCGTGCCACCTCTGCCTGGGGCCCGAGCGCTGGGGCCAGGGTCTGCATCGGTGGCGCCTCTCCTGCAGCCTCCTCAGAGGTGGAATACTTGAACCTGCGCTTGAGTCTGCTGGAGGCTCCAGCTG GTGAAGGCGTCACATTATTACAACCAGGAAAACACGAGTTTCCCTTTCGCTTTCAACTTCCATCTGA ACCTTTGGCAACATCGTTTACTGGGAAGTATGGCAGTATTCAGTACTGTGTGAGGGCTGTTTTGGAACGACCCCAAGTTCCAGATCAGAGTGTAAGAAGAGAGCTCCAGGTTGTCAGTCACGTGGATGTCAACACACCACCCTTATTG ACTCCTATGCTGAAGACACAGGAGAAAATGGTTGGCTGTTGGCTTTTCACTTCCGGTCCCGTGTCACTGAGCGTCAAGATTGAGAGAAAGGGCTACTGTAACG gaGAAGCTATCCCTATCTATGCAGAAATAGAAAATTGTTCGTCTCGGCTGGTTGTTCCTAAGGCGGCCATATTCCAAACCCAGACGTATTTGGCTAGTGGGAAGACAAAGACTGTCCGGCACATGGTTGCCAACGTTCGAGGAAACCACATTGGTTCTGGGAGTACGGACACATGGAACGGGAAGATGCTGAAGATTCCACCTGTCACTCCATCCATCCTGGATTGCTGCATTATCAGAGTGGACTACTCCTTAGCT GTATACATTCACATTCCTGGTGCTAAAAAATTGATGCTGGAGCTGCCTTTGGTTATTGGTACAATTCCATACAGTGGCTTTGGACGCAGAAATAGCAGTATCGCAAGCCAATTCAGTATGGACATGTGCTGGTTGGCACTGGCCCTACCGGAGCAGCCTGAAG CACCACCAAATTATGCAGATGTGGTATCTGAAGAAGAATTCTCCAGACATGTTCCTCCATATCCTCAGCCCTCCGACTGTGAGGGGGAAGCCTGCTATTCTATGTTTGCCTGCATACAAGAATTCCGTTTCCAGCCTCCGCCTCTTTACTCAGAG GTTGATCCACATCCTGGTGATGCCCAAGAGACCCAGCCTGTATCCTTCATTCTCTGA